DNA sequence from the Leopardus geoffroyi isolate Oge1 chromosome A3, O.geoffroyi_Oge1_pat1.0, whole genome shotgun sequence genome:
ACAGGATTATCAGAGTAGTTTCAAAGTATATCCCCAGAAAATAACTCATTAATTACAAAAGTGAACAATGAAGACTTTACAGTGGAGAACACTGACAGACACCACTGTgaccaggtgatcaaggttagTGTCATCAATAGTGAGACAGGCTGATACCATGTGCCTCCTGATGTGATACACTGAGAAGAACACAGCACAGTCTTCTTTGTGTAGTATTCCGGCCAACAATTATGAATTGAGACATGAGGAAACACCAGATGCATCCAGGTTGAGGGGCATCCTAAGGAACCAAAGGCCTgttccccccttttttaaagatttcattttggggatgcctgagtgactcagttggttaagcatctgactcttggttttggctcaggtcatgatctcatggtttgtgggttcgagccctgcgttagtCTCCATACTGACAATgccagagccttcttgggattctctctttccctcccctacctctctctctgcccttcccccacttgcacatgcgtgctctctctttctcaaaaataaatacacttgtggcacctggtggctcagttggttaagcaactaactcttgattttagctcaggtcatgatcttgtggttcatgagtttgagtcccatggtGGTCTCCATGCTAAcggcacagagcatgcttgggattttctctctctgcccctctcctactctctctttcttaaaataaataaataagcatttttaaaaatgttgtttttaagtaatctctacactcaatgtggggctcaaatttacaaccctgaggtcaagagttgcatgctctaccaaatgagcctgAGCCAGTCAAGAGCCCCCAAAGGTCTGTactctttatctattttttatttatttaatgtttatttattcttgagagagacagagtgcaagctggggaggggcagagagagggagacacagaatctgaaacaggctccaggctctgagctgtcagcacagagccccacatggggcttgaacccacgaaccatgagatcatgacctgagctgaagtcggaagcttacctgactgagccacccaagtgccccaggtcTGTACTCTTTAaaattgtcaaggtcatgaaatATATGGAAAGAGTGCAgaaatgttccagattaaagTAAATCAAAGAGATACAATAAGAAAATGTAATGCATGATTCCGGATTTGGATTCTGggctagaaaggaaaagaagacattgGGCAGCTGGTCAAACTTGAATGCCCTCTGTGGATTGGATGGTCACTGTtctatcaatgttaatttcctgattggGAGGGTTGCACAAAGGTTATAGAACAGAGTACTTGTTTGGTGATATATTTAAGGGGGAAATGGCATCATGTCTGCAACTTTGTCTGAGATCAGAAAAGAAGTAATGATAATGAGGGGGAGGGGTAATGACAAATGTTAACAATTGCAGAATCTGATTTTAGGAAGTAAGAGAGTCCTTTGTATTcttcctgcaacttttctgtatgtttgcgattattacaaaataaattatatttttaaaataaggccaAGAACTCTTTCAGAAGAACAAAGTTCTTCCTTTTAGCCTACAAACATGCTTAAATCTCTTCtgaacaaagcaaaaccaaaacaaaacaaaataacgaAGCTAGCAGCTACTTGCTGTTGCCATTTGCTCCCTGCTGGGCATCAGGATGTTGAGGAAATACCACTGAGCCTGGTGTCAGGAAGCCTCTGTTGGAGGCTGGCTCAACACTCCCTAACTATGTGACTTTGACtaaatcatttaacctctctgagcctcagtttcttcatgagGTAACAACAGTAGCTCTTACAGAGCTGCCAAGGAGCTCAAGGGAGAGAAGGGATATGAAAGCAGGTTATAAATTATACTGTGTTTGACAAATACTAACTGTAGGTGGTCCCTCACTTTAACCCCTGGTGATACAGGACTATGGCCTTCACACCTGCTAGAATGCATCTCCTTCTAGGAGCTCAGCTTGCCCTCTGCAGGACTACACATAACTGATCACAGCCTTCATCTGTTGAAGTATGACTTTCTTGCCCTCTTTTGGCCTCTTCTTCTCAACTCTGCCTGGCCACTCTGCCTGCCTATCCAGGACAGATGATCACTCAGATGTGTTCCTGGTCTTTTCCTCTTCATCTGCTTGTTCATTCTGGAATGTCTCATCTATTCCCATGCTTTTGGGGGCACCTCTGTTTCTATGCTGATGACACCCATACTCACACCTTTTGCACTGGCTTCTCCTGTCAGTATTCCATCTCTATCTGGGCATTCACTCAGGCATTTCAAATTCACACTGGGCAACAATAACTGATTCTCatactttcttctcttcctatgttcactttcttatttaaaacactACGCTCCCTCTAAATACTTGGGCCAGAAATGCAGAAGTCAAGTATTGTTGTCATTTgcttattgaacatctactatttTCCAGGTACAAAGTACTTTGCATTCTtgattcactttttttccttgaaagagCCCTCTAAAGTAAATCCTACTTCATTCCATCTTACAAAGCTGAAATCTAGGGTTCAGAAAGCTTAAATAACTTTTTAGTTCAAGATTATACAGCTAATAAAtagtggaactttttttttttataataggatagtctgactccaaagtccattcTGTTCATCTTAATCATTATACAACATCGACTTCTTCGTGAATTCTCATATATAATTTCATtgattccttttaattttgtcaCTGAAATGTCTCTTGAATCAGTTCTTTCTTTGTTCCCTGATGCTATCTAGTTCAGACACACATCTTGTACATACTTAAACATTTGTATATAGGCGgtacatttttctgtttataaatatgatatatactGGCTGTAAGAAAATTCATCACAGATCTAGGTAGTAGAAGTTCCCTAACCCCAACTTCTAAAGATAACCACAATTAAGGTGTAGTATgcattcctcatttttttctacgTATATAGAAGcatattacagtttttaaatgcAATCACATCATATTGAAACtcacttttcttatttcataTATCAGCACATACAGATctactttgttgttctttttaaaaactattttttattaaaaaaattaatgtttacttatttttgagaggggggaggaaggggcagagagagggagacagaggatctgaagcagactctgcactgacagcagagagcctgatatggggctcgaagtcCTGAACCATACAATCGTGACCTTAGTTAGCTGAAGtctgtcgcttaaccgactgagccagccaggcaccccatgttcttctttttttattaggtaaaatagacacatattttatacaaagttaaaaaggcacaaaagtgtatattttgaaaaataagtctcCCTTCACCCTTGTTCCTCTTAGTCACCTATCAGAATTGATGTCACTAGTTTCTTGGGAGCATTCGGAGGCCTCATTCCTTTGAATAGCAGCATAGctgtccattgtatggatgtgccaAGTCCATACACCAAATTACTTTGGTGTTTCTGTTAGAGGGACACTTAGATCGTCTCCAGTGCTATTACCCATTAGGATCTAAATTCCATGTCAATGTTATCAGTTACTTATCACTCTTAACTTTTGTTGGCAATAAAGTGTTCCAGATTGTATAGGTGCACCATAATTCATTCATCATTTCTCTACGGATGAGAATGTAGGCTTAAATACAGTTTGCTCTGTTCCTAGGTACCTGTCCTATTAAATACTTCTGCCATTTACCGGCAGTATGGTTTCTTACGTACTCCTCCAGTGCGCTGTGAGCTCCTCAAAAGCAGGGGAAATTGTTcatgttcatctttgtatcctcatAGCCTAAGCCCCGAATTTGGTCCAGAGTACACGCTTTCCACGTTTAGGTACAATAATAATTGAATCGCCCGCCCTGAGTTCTGGAACCGAGTGTGAGGAGGCGAAGCGAAGGCAAAGCCGTGCCCTTTTAAGCTGTCCCAGCCTCAGAGGTCCGGAACTTTCGTTAGACGTTTCATTGTTTCTCAGGGAGGATTTTAGCCTCCGAGCGTGCCCCGCACAAGCATGGTTGTTACGCACCGGAAGTAGCTTGTTATTTTGCGGGAGTCAGTTCTTCCGCGGGGCGGAAAAGGCAATTAAGCATGCGTTCCTATCTTTTCCCGTCCCCTTTCCTTGCAGGACCCTATGAGCAAGCTGTGGCGGCGCGGGAGCACCTCTGGGGCTATGGAAGCCCCTGAACCGGGTAGGCGCGGGTCGGCAAAGCAAGTTAGGCGTTCTCAGAAAAGGAGTCCCTTTTTTTGCTCTTCCGAGCCTCCGGGGTACTTAGCCAcaggtgggaaggagaaaggcGGAGGTGTTGTTATGGTAACAGCGTGTACCGCGGGAAGAGTGGGCCCCTTCGGGGGTATTGGGTTCTTCAAGGCTTTCCCTGCCCGGCTGTTGTGGTCCACTGTTGACAGGCTTTCCTTACGCAGGGGAAGCACTGGAATTGAGTCTGGCGGGTGCCCACGGCCATGGAGTGCACAAGAAAAAGCAcaagaagcacaagaaaaaacacaagaagaaacaCCATCAGGAAGAGGAGGCTGGGCCGACGCAGCCGTCACCTGCCAAGCCCCAGCTTAAACTCAAAATCAAGCTGGGTGGGCAGGTCCTGGGCACCAAGAGGTGAGGCCAAGAAAGCCAAGGTTTTACTTGAGGAACGTTAGGAGCAAGCAGAGGTAGAAGAAGCTCTCTGGGCTTTCCAATAGAAGAGAATGGACACTGATTTCAGGGCTGAGGTTAAGGTAGCGAGAACCCAAGAGGGTGCAGGGGAGGACTGGAAAAAGCTACCAAGCAGGAGGAGACAACTGCTCAGCTTACACAGTGGTTGCTTTTCTGCAGTGTTCCTACTTTCACTGTGATACCTGAAGGTCCTCGATCACCCTCTCCCCTTATGGTTGTGGACAATGAAGAGGAACCTATGGAAGGAGTCCCCCTTGAGCAGTACCGTGCCTGGCTGGGTGAGAAGGATCTGGAGGTGGGGAAACTGGGTTTCTTATTATACCTGATTAAAGGAGGAGGGTTGGTTCTGAGGATGGTGAGAATTTTGAGTGTCCCAGTATTAACTTGGCTAAATTAGGGTTCCCCATCTGAACAATTTTACTTTTAGCCTTCCAATTTTGCTTTCCAGATGAAGACAGTAATCTATCCCCCTCCCCACTTCGGGACCTGTCGGGGGGCTTAGGGGgtcaagaggaagaggaggaacagaggTGGCTGGATGCCCTGGAAAAGGGAGAGCTGGATGACAATGGAGATCTCAAGAAGGAGATCAACGAAAGGCTGCTCACTGCTCGACAGGTAAGTCGGTTCATTCTTTATTCACTTGCTAAACATATATTGAGAATTTCTCATGTCCCAAGAATGTTACTAGGAAGTGGGGACATCGATggtgaaaaaaagacagaaaaggtttctgttctcatggagtggtattcgtgtgtgtgtgcgtgtgtgtgtgtgtgtgttggggggagaggggtaagtaaataaataattttgaagagcACGGTTTATAACAAAGATAGGGTGATGAAATAGAAAGTGGTGGAGAAGAAATGTTAGATAGTGTAgtcagggaagacctctctgaAGAAAGTACATTTCCAATACCAGGGGAGCTTTTCAGGCAGAGACCAGCAGGTGCAAAGACCCTGAGACTGGAACATGCCTAGTACTggtcaaggagaaaaa
Encoded proteins:
- the INO80B gene encoding INO80 complex subunit B; translation: MSKLWRRGSTSGAMEAPEPGEALELSLAGAHGHGVHKKKHKKHKKKHKKKHHQEEEAGPTQPSPAKPQLKLKIKLGGQVLGTKSVPTFTVIPEGPRSPSPLMVVDNEEEPMEGVPLEQYRAWLDEDSNLSPSPLRDLSGGLGGQEEEEEQRWLDALEKGELDDNGDLKKEINERLLTARQRALLQKARSQPSPMLPLPVAGGCPAPALTEEMLLKREERARKRRLQAARRAEEHKNQTIERLTKTAAPSGRGGRGAARGERRGGRAVAPAPMVRYSSGAHGSTLSFPPGVPAPAPVSQRPSPSGPPPRCSVPGCPHPRRYACSRTGQALCSLQCYRINLQMRLGGPEGPGSPLLAT